A single genomic interval of Streptomyces sp. NBC_00663 harbors:
- a CDS encoding intradiol ring-cleavage dioxygenase, giving the protein MTGTQKADDRGQLRRRTVLAAGGATVTAVGVGGAFAVNASAGEERVEADACYKLTSETTEGPYYIDADKIRRDVTEDKEGIPLLLALKVIDNETCRPIRNAAVDIWHCDAVGVYSGYEGMGNGGGGGGPAPTETPTGTPTDVPTGPPPGGGGGHQEPTDDTRYLRGTWRTDKHGHVTFRTVFPGWYRGRTVHIHVKVHVNGEWTDAGYEGGNTCHTGQFFFDEESVLASAAVEPYASNAAERTTLDEDTIYDGSGTTGGLLKLKYNKKNIAKGVTGSLTMGVDPDAENDNTTM; this is encoded by the coding sequence ATGACGGGAACTCAGAAAGCAGATGACAGAGGGCAGTTGAGGCGCCGCACGGTCCTGGCGGCCGGCGGTGCGACGGTGACCGCGGTGGGGGTGGGCGGTGCCTTCGCCGTCAACGCGTCCGCGGGTGAGGAGCGGGTCGAGGCCGATGCCTGCTACAAGCTGACCTCGGAGACCACCGAGGGGCCGTACTACATCGACGCGGACAAGATCCGCCGTGATGTCACCGAGGACAAGGAGGGCATCCCCCTCCTCCTCGCGCTCAAGGTGATCGACAACGAGACCTGCCGGCCCATCCGCAACGCGGCCGTGGACATCTGGCACTGCGACGCGGTGGGCGTGTACTCCGGGTACGAGGGGATGGGCAACGGGGGTGGCGGGGGCGGACCGGCTCCGACCGAGACCCCGACCGGTACGCCCACCGACGTTCCCACCGGCCCTCCCCCGGGCGGTGGTGGCGGCCATCAGGAGCCGACCGACGACACCCGCTATCTGCGCGGCACCTGGCGGACCGACAAGCACGGGCACGTCACCTTCAGGACCGTCTTCCCGGGCTGGTACCGGGGTCGTACGGTGCACATCCATGTGAAGGTGCACGTCAACGGCGAGTGGACCGACGCCGGTTACGAGGGTGGCAACACCTGCCACACCGGCCAGTTCTTCTTCGACGAGGAGTCGGTGCTCGCCTCGGCGGCCGTGGAGCCGTACGCCTCCAACGCGGCGGAGCGGACCACGCTCGACGAGGACACCATCTACGACGGCAGCGGCACCACGGGCGGTCTCCTCAAGCTGAAGTACAACAAGAAGAACATCGCCAAGGGCGTGACCGGCTCCCTCACGATGGGCGTCGACCCGGACGCGGAGAACGACAACACCACGATGTGA
- a CDS encoding MDR family MFS transporter: MADTAPLHRRLRQLPRSAWVIFAGMFLIKFGNFLNVFLVLFLVAQGFSAAQAGLALAVVGLGTFVGNMIGGTVADKFGRRSAIAVSMFGSAAATAAVPFTDGLVTTTALVGLVGVFAQLYRPAAGALLVDVVEGEQRVMAFAVLRLAVNVGMAVGPLVGGLLSAASYTYLFSGDAMFSFAFGTLALLLLPAGRPPKAAVTVAEATGKGGYREVFTDRPYVLFLLSMVAATFVYGQATATLPLHVTDAGLSNTAYGLLLGLNALLCVVIELPLTKHTERRDPRRVIALGLLLLGAGMGLTGAVSAVWLLALTVVVWTVAETIYTPIANAYPAEFSPAHLRGRYQGAEGLAHTLGGTLGPAVGGLLYGINAPLHWMVCAAVAALGAVLVLGAKPGVRQTEAPAAETPEPVPAATN; this comes from the coding sequence ATGGCGGACACCGCCCCCCTGCACCGACGCCTGCGCCAACTGCCCCGCAGCGCCTGGGTGATCTTCGCGGGAATGTTCCTGATCAAGTTCGGGAACTTCCTCAACGTCTTCCTCGTGCTCTTCCTGGTCGCCCAGGGCTTCTCCGCCGCCCAGGCGGGCCTCGCGCTGGCCGTGGTCGGACTCGGCACGTTCGTCGGCAACATGATCGGCGGCACCGTCGCCGACAAGTTCGGCCGCCGCAGCGCCATCGCCGTGTCGATGTTCGGCTCGGCGGCGGCCACCGCCGCGGTGCCCTTCACCGACGGCCTCGTCACCACCACCGCCCTGGTCGGCCTGGTCGGCGTCTTCGCCCAGCTCTACCGCCCGGCGGCCGGCGCCCTGCTCGTCGACGTCGTCGAGGGCGAGCAGCGGGTGATGGCCTTCGCGGTGCTGCGCCTCGCCGTCAACGTCGGCATGGCGGTCGGCCCGCTCGTCGGCGGTCTGCTCAGCGCGGCCTCGTACACGTACCTGTTCTCGGGCGACGCCATGTTCTCCTTCGCCTTCGGCACCCTGGCCCTGCTGCTCCTGCCTGCCGGCCGGCCCCCGAAGGCGGCGGTCACGGTCGCCGAGGCGACCGGCAAGGGCGGCTACCGCGAGGTCTTCACCGACCGCCCCTACGTCCTGTTCCTGCTCTCGATGGTCGCCGCGACCTTCGTCTACGGCCAGGCCACCGCGACCCTCCCCCTGCACGTCACCGACGCCGGCCTGTCCAACACGGCCTACGGTCTCCTCCTCGGCCTCAACGCCCTGCTCTGCGTGGTCATCGAGCTGCCCCTGACCAAGCACACCGAGCGCCGCGACCCGCGCCGCGTCATCGCCCTCGGCCTGCTGCTGCTGGGCGCGGGCATGGGCCTGACCGGTGCCGTGAGCGCCGTGTGGCTGCTGGCGCTGACGGTCGTCGTCTGGACCGTCGCCGAGACCATCTACACGCCGATCGCCAACGCCTACCCGGCCGAGTTCTCCCCGGCCCACCTGCGTGGCCGCTACCAGGGCGCCGAGGGCCTCGCCCACACCCTCGGCGGCACCCTCGGCCCGGCCGTCGGCGGTCTGCTCTACGGCATCAACGCCCCGCTGCACTGGATGGTCTGCGCCGCCGTCGCCGCCCTCGGCGCGGTCCTGGTGCTGGGCGCCAAGCCCGGCGTACGGCAGACCGAGGCCCCGGCGGCCGAGACGCCGGAGCCCGTGCCCGCCGCGACCAACTGA
- a CDS encoding DinB family protein → MTIASTEVPRIDIPSATKEPAAYVTALLEVAAERDPFDVLAKTPVWAARLFADLPTELAETVPEEGEWPAAFTVGHLFDVDIVYGFRWRLVATEDAPVYPGYDEEKWAPLPRLPFRQMLDAWTGLRASNVALLAALTPEDWQRTGHHGEQGGETMEVMIKKVVGHDIAHINQIYRAIRLVREAAGLDVAELDATYLALGL, encoded by the coding sequence ATGACCATCGCCAGCACCGAAGTCCCCCGCATCGACATCCCCTCCGCCACCAAGGAGCCGGCCGCCTACGTCACCGCGCTCCTCGAAGTCGCCGCCGAGCGCGACCCGTTCGACGTCCTCGCCAAGACCCCGGTGTGGGCCGCGCGGCTCTTCGCCGACCTGCCGACCGAGCTCGCCGAGACCGTCCCGGAGGAGGGGGAGTGGCCGGCCGCGTTCACCGTCGGGCACCTCTTCGACGTCGACATCGTCTACGGCTTCCGCTGGCGCCTGGTCGCCACCGAGGACGCCCCGGTCTACCCCGGCTACGACGAGGAGAAGTGGGCCCCGCTGCCCCGCCTCCCCTTCCGCCAGATGCTCGACGCGTGGACCGGCCTGCGCGCCTCCAACGTGGCCCTGCTCGCCGCCCTCACCCCGGAGGACTGGCAGCGCACCGGCCACCACGGCGAGCAGGGCGGCGAGACCATGGAGGTCATGATCAAGAAGGTCGTCGGCCACGACATCGCCCACATCAACCAGATCTACCGCGCGATCCGCCTGGTCCGCGAGGCGGCGGGCCTGGACGTAGCGGAGCTGGACGCGACGTACCTGGCGCTGGGCCTGTAA